One genomic window of Thioclava sp. GXIMD4216 includes the following:
- a CDS encoding DUF1217 domain-containing protein: MTYQPIVPLSGYAGWKVLTRTMETQKAAFTASATVQSDEEYFRENIGNISSAEELVSDYKLLKVALGAFGLDDDIQNKFFIKKVLEEGTISEDAFANKLTDSRYSDLASAFGFDFTPPNTALSSFSDEILTQYEDRQFELAVGDSDETYRFALNVQRELPELAAEDGSENTKWYTIIGNEALATVVRTGLGLPESVASLDVDQQLTVYKQKAQQVFGSDDVSQFTDSENVEKLIKYYLLREQVMNGSTATSSSSIALTLLQNASSFSARF, translated from the coding sequence ATGACCTATCAACCCATTGTCCCATTAAGCGGTTATGCAGGCTGGAAAGTCTTGACGCGGACAATGGAGACGCAGAAGGCAGCTTTTACTGCCTCTGCGACGGTTCAAAGTGATGAAGAATATTTCCGAGAAAACATCGGAAATATTTCTTCCGCAGAAGAATTGGTGTCTGACTACAAGCTATTGAAGGTTGCTCTTGGCGCTTTCGGTCTTGATGATGATATTCAGAACAAGTTCTTTATCAAGAAAGTTCTCGAAGAAGGCACAATTAGCGAGGATGCTTTTGCCAATAAGCTAACGGATAGTCGCTATTCCGACCTTGCAAGCGCATTCGGATTTGATTTTACGCCTCCGAATACAGCCCTGAGTAGCTTCTCGGATGAAATCCTAACGCAATACGAGGACCGCCAGTTTGAGTTGGCGGTTGGCGATAGTGATGAGACTTATCGATTTGCTCTCAATGTACAGCGTGAACTCCCAGAGTTAGCCGCAGAAGACGGATCTGAGAATACGAAATGGTACACAATTATTGGCAATGAAGCTCTCGCAACTGTCGTCCGGACTGGTTTGGGTTTACCAGAAAGCGTTGCTTCTCTCGATGTTGATCAACAGTTGACCGTTTATAAACAGAAAGCGCAGCAGGTTTTTGGTTCTGACGATGTATCTCAGTTCACAGACAGTGAAAATGTCGAAAAACTCATAAAATACTACCTGTTACGAGAGCAAGTAATGAATGGCAGTACCGCTACAAGCTCAA
- the flbT gene encoding flagellar biosynthesis repressor FlbT: MSGLVLKLAPKERVLINGAVIENGDRRSRLAIMTPNANILRLRDAIHPEEANTPVRRVCYVAQLVLSGDNNPEETRMQLLRGIEQLSQVLTDHDSRTQLAIATKSVLEEQHYQALKALRSLLPREERLLAAARQ, translated from the coding sequence GTGAGTGGTTTGGTTCTAAAACTCGCTCCCAAAGAGCGTGTCCTCATCAACGGTGCCGTGATCGAAAATGGTGACCGACGGTCTCGTCTGGCTATTATGACGCCCAATGCAAACATTTTGCGCCTGCGCGATGCCATCCATCCCGAAGAGGCAAATACGCCTGTGCGGCGTGTGTGCTATGTTGCCCAGCTCGTGCTCTCCGGAGATAACAATCCGGAAGAAACAAGAATGCAACTTCTGCGAGGTATTGAGCAACTGAGTCAGGTCCTCACGGATCACGACAGTCGTACGCAACTTGCAATCGCTACGAAATCTGTTCTTGAAGAACAGCATTATCAAGCGCTTAAAGCGCTGCGTAGCTTGCTTCCAAGGGAGGAGCGGCTTCTGGCCGCCGCACGCCAATGA
- the flaF gene encoding flagellar biosynthesis regulator FlaF, whose product MRPSTTWQNAGVLNLQPQEGLLVNAYAQAKTAYSTPNQAIRTDRDIEYEAIARITSRLRGVLGKELEKFPDLADAVNRNRKLWKILAEDVATSGNGLPDLLRARILFLQKFTDAHSSKVLARKASVAPLIEINTAIMRGLRPTGGAK is encoded by the coding sequence ATGCGCCCCTCAACCACCTGGCAAAATGCCGGGGTTTTAAACTTGCAGCCACAGGAAGGGCTTCTCGTGAACGCTTATGCTCAGGCCAAAACGGCCTATTCCACTCCAAATCAGGCTATTCGTACCGACCGAGATATCGAATACGAAGCCATCGCGCGCATAACAAGCCGTCTTCGCGGCGTGTTGGGCAAAGAGCTCGAAAAATTCCCGGATCTCGCTGACGCGGTTAATCGCAACCGCAAGCTCTGGAAAATTCTTGCGGAAGACGTTGCAACTTCAGGAAATGGTTTGCCTGACCTGCTGCGTGCACGGATTCTTTTCCTCCAAAAATTCACCGATGCGCATAGCTCGAAGGTTCTGGCGCGCAAGGCGTCGGTTGCCCCTCTCATCGAAATAAACACTGCCATCATGCGTGGCCTTCGACCGACTGGAGGCGCTAAGTGA
- a CDS encoding flagellin yields MSSILTNNGAMVALQTLKSINSSLNDTQSAISTGKDINSAKDNASVWAISKVMESDVAGYNAIEDSLSLGESTVAVASTGAEQIVEKLKEIKEKVVSATGENVDNDKISSEVEELKSQITSIIGASQFNGANLLDSSTVTTGTSATNGITVLSSLDRDNTGKVTASNISVSAADFTDKFTTSGITVGTATGVTLANIDVTTSAKADESLAMIEAFIDTATAEAAKLGASSARITDQKDFISKLSDSVTSGIGSLVDADMEETSARLQALQVQQQLGTQALSIANQAPQQLLSLFR; encoded by the coding sequence ATGTCCAGCATTCTGACCAACAATGGCGCAATGGTTGCACTTCAAACCCTGAAGTCGATCAACTCCTCGCTGAATGATACCCAGTCGGCCATCTCGACCGGTAAGGATATCAACTCGGCAAAAGATAACGCGTCCGTTTGGGCAATTTCGAAAGTGATGGAGTCGGATGTTGCCGGCTACAACGCAATCGAAGACTCCCTGTCTCTTGGCGAATCGACCGTTGCTGTTGCCTCCACCGGGGCAGAGCAGATTGTCGAAAAGCTCAAAGAGATCAAAGAGAAGGTTGTTTCGGCAACCGGCGAGAATGTCGATAATGACAAGATCTCGAGCGAAGTCGAAGAACTGAAGAGTCAGATCACCTCGATCATTGGTGCTTCGCAGTTCAACGGTGCGAACCTGCTCGACAGCTCGACGGTAACTACCGGTACTTCTGCTACCAACGGTATCACCGTCCTGTCATCGCTTGATCGCGACAATACCGGTAAAGTGACGGCATCGAATATCAGTGTCTCAGCCGCGGATTTCACCGATAAATTCACGACCAGTGGTATTACCGTCGGCACGGCTACCGGTGTGACGCTGGCTAACATTGATGTGACGACTTCGGCCAAAGCTGATGAGTCGTTGGCGATGATCGAGGCATTTATCGACACCGCAACGGCCGAAGCCGCTAAGTTGGGTGCATCGTCTGCCCGTATTACCGATCAGAAAGACTTCATCTCGAAGCTGTCTGACTCGGTGACCTCGGGGATCGGTTCGCTCGTCGACGCCGATATGGAAGAGACCTCTGCGCGTCTGCAGGCTCTGCAGGTTCAGCAGCAGCTGGGCACGCAAGCTCTGTCGATTGCCAATCAGGCGCCCCAACAGCTCCTGTCGCTGTTCCGTTAA
- a CDS encoding rod-binding protein — MQVTQTGLPLSIESSQTPRAVSAETQEKMHKTAQALEASFLSEMLKYTGLGENKSEFSGGVGEEQFSSFLREEQAKEMAKAGGIGLAETIFNAMLKRAQNG, encoded by the coding sequence ATGCAAGTCACACAGACAGGATTGCCCCTCTCTATAGAGAGTTCCCAGACGCCCCGTGCGGTCAGTGCTGAAACACAAGAGAAGATGCACAAAACGGCGCAGGCGCTGGAAGCGAGCTTTTTGTCCGAAATGCTGAAATATACCGGCCTGGGCGAAAATAAGTCTGAATTTTCAGGGGGAGTCGGTGAAGAACAATTCTCGTCTTTCCTGCGGGAAGAACAAGCCAAGGAGATGGCGAAGGCTGGTGGAATCGGCCTTGCCGAAACAATTTTCAATGCAATGCTGAAGAGGGCCCAGAATGGCTGA
- a CDS encoding flagellar hook-length control protein FliK, translating into MTSFDSLAAQFPFAAKGQAAGTDSAQAAKTEGGSEFFAEFSAYAQGGGAPAEAAGARAKDMTTLAQGKSQSADGTVTAVRTDVQPMLRDASEPSAQVLPEPKTEIAEPASSALPAQAEDAADTDALEAAPSGDVIAPAPVLQVKQAAPSKTFNAENDPDPKGAEPQKAASLTTQSDLVASEQTMSMLGSVSGADQQPANAFGDDDRAVALTQPESAPLQNMSVPHHEKQATIAASDSTDVRQAPAQSANDPASGGRARLSDVKAASETVPFAAMQGEDMQEASRTAAAFPRHATEASHISQSAASLSVMSSPAQATSQLATAQNPQDGSVALPDGMTLLEVPERIELAQVPSTGTDQAAPEGEVKIKSGAPMRTAGPATAPQVALEAAQATGDSQAVGDIDARTADLTPQAQASTAAVTQPSLAMQTAAHVQMGAEKYVTARKEIREQTHADSVQTSMTTGAPATVKPETAFAVTSASAATAAPPASLQNAAAEMQVISPEGAEATEDEQLRFTLSATSTPHLASGPATAQPALQQATAHNISQQLTRALSNSSDDSVELTLAPEELGKVRMVLHHSDQGMSVMIYADRPETLDLMRRNADMLSRDLRELGYTDVNLNFTDQGQGGKNSQELAEQVDRIRAERGTQTAFTMGPVSNDLNPSRTSGSLLGGLDLRM; encoded by the coding sequence ATGACCAGTTTTGACTCATTAGCAGCGCAGTTCCCCTTTGCAGCAAAGGGACAAGCAGCTGGCACCGATTCGGCCCAGGCCGCAAAGACAGAAGGCGGCTCCGAGTTTTTCGCAGAATTTTCAGCATATGCCCAAGGTGGCGGTGCTCCGGCAGAGGCCGCAGGGGCGCGTGCAAAAGATATGACCACTCTAGCGCAAGGCAAAAGTCAAAGCGCGGATGGCACCGTGACTGCGGTCAGAACCGATGTCCAGCCAATGTTGCGCGATGCCTCCGAGCCTTCTGCGCAAGTGCTGCCCGAACCAAAGACAGAGATTGCAGAACCGGCCTCTTCTGCTCTTCCCGCTCAGGCGGAAGATGCGGCAGATACGGACGCTTTGGAAGCCGCGCCGTCCGGTGACGTGATTGCCCCCGCGCCCGTTCTGCAAGTCAAACAGGCGGCACCTTCCAAGACATTTAATGCGGAAAATGACCCTGATCCAAAGGGGGCAGAGCCGCAGAAAGCCGCATCTCTGACCACGCAGAGTGATCTGGTCGCGTCCGAGCAAACGATGTCCATGCTGGGCTCAGTTTCAGGGGCGGACCAACAACCTGCCAATGCGTTTGGGGACGACGATAGGGCAGTCGCTCTGACGCAGCCAGAGAGCGCTCCGCTCCAGAATATGTCCGTTCCCCATCACGAAAAGCAGGCGACGATTGCCGCGTCAGATAGCACTGATGTGCGCCAAGCTCCTGCGCAGAGTGCGAATGATCCTGCCTCTGGGGGGCGCGCGCGACTTTCGGACGTTAAAGCCGCGTCCGAGACCGTGCCCTTCGCTGCTATGCAAGGAGAGGATATGCAGGAAGCATCTCGAACCGCAGCCGCGTTCCCACGACACGCGACCGAGGCTTCGCATATCTCGCAATCTGCAGCCTCTTTGTCTGTTATGTCGAGCCCGGCCCAGGCTACGTCGCAACTCGCTACGGCTCAAAATCCGCAGGACGGCAGCGTCGCCCTTCCCGATGGGATGACCCTTTTGGAGGTGCCGGAACGTATCGAGCTTGCGCAGGTGCCCTCGACAGGAACAGACCAGGCAGCACCCGAGGGGGAGGTGAAGATCAAATCCGGTGCTCCGATGCGGACAGCCGGCCCCGCTACCGCGCCGCAGGTCGCGTTAGAGGCTGCGCAAGCGACGGGCGATTCGCAGGCGGTAGGCGATATCGATGCTCGCACGGCAGATCTGACGCCGCAGGCACAGGCCAGCACAGCCGCCGTTACGCAGCCGTCGCTTGCCATGCAAACCGCGGCTCACGTGCAGATGGGGGCCGAAAAATATGTTACGGCCCGGAAGGAGATCCGCGAGCAAACCCATGCCGACAGTGTGCAGACATCAATGACGACCGGCGCGCCGGCAACCGTCAAACCTGAAACCGCCTTCGCGGTCACCAGCGCCTCGGCCGCCACGGCCGCGCCACCGGCAAGTCTGCAAAATGCAGCGGCAGAGATGCAGGTGATCTCGCCAGAGGGGGCTGAGGCGACGGAAGACGAGCAACTGCGCTTCACCCTGTCCGCCACCAGTACGCCCCATCTGGCGTCGGGTCCCGCAACCGCACAACCTGCATTACAGCAAGCCACGGCGCACAACATTTCGCAGCAACTCACCCGCGCATTGAGCAATAGTTCGGACGATTCGGTCGAGCTCACTCTTGCGCCTGAAGAGCTGGGGAAAGTACGCATGGTCCTGCATCATAGCGATCAGGGCATGTCCGTCATGATCTATGCAGACCGGCCCGAGACCCTCGATCTGATGCGACGCAATGCCGATATGCTCAGCCGCGACCTGCGGGAGCTTGGCTATACCGATGTAAATCTGAATTTTACCGATCAGGGGCAGGGTGGGAAAAACTCCCAAGAACTTGCCGAGCAAGTCGACCGTATCCGTGCTGAACGCGGGACACAGACAGCGTTCACGATGGGACCTGTTTCAAACGATCTTAATCCCTCACGCACCTCCGGCTCGTTGCTGGGGGGGCTGGATCTCAGAATGTGA